The Aquicella siphonis DNA segment GCGAACAGGACAAACTGCGTCACCCGGGCGGTACGGACATGCCGGCTTATCCCGGGTCCACGGCTGCCATCTTGTCCACCCTTGACCAGTCCGTTTCTCCCGAGGCCCATCTTTTGCTGCAAAGCTTCATACTGGTGGAGCCTGTTTCTACAGAATCCTGGCCTTCGGCCACCGTGTGCGAAACCCTTCTGATTCATTCAAAAAAAGTCAGCGACAGCATGAAGGCGACCATGGGCGTCAAGAGTTCATCGCATACGGTTGATGTTGTCAGCTTTAACGAGGGAGGATGCGATGTCGTTGTTTCTCCTCCCTGTCCCCATGATTTTGACCTTAATCAATTGCCCGGAAAAAGCACGGCTTGCTATATTTTCACGACGGACAAGAAGCTTTATTATGCGGATAAAAAACTGAGGCTTTGCAGTCTGGTTCCGGTGGAACCAAAAAACCTGGCGGACTTGTGTGAATTTCTGAAAATCGATGTTTCCAGCCATGCCGAACAAGGTTACAAACAGCTTATTGAGCTGCTGGATCATGAAAAACTGATAGGCATCACTTCATTCACGGGGCATATCCATGGCATGGGATTTTATAAAAAAAATGAGCCTGGTTCCGTCATGTCGTCTCTTGAGTCGGCGAACAGCATAGCGTATCAACTCCTTGGGCCGCGTCATTTTCCTACCTGTTATACAGTCAGGGATGAAATGTCGCAATATATCGGTGTCTTTTCCAAGCTGTTGCCGGGATTCAAGCCGAATCGGGACAAGCCGTTGCAGCAGCAGGACCTGGAACTTTCGTCATTAAAATGCATGATCAAAAAACGTGACGCGGAAGACCTCCGGCAACTGGATGAGTTGTTCGCCGTCATCAGGGAAATGCTTCCCTTGCTGAAAAGAGAAGTATCCGGCGATAGCAATTATTTCTATCAGGTCTGGGAATTCGCACGGAATACGGGCAACTATTATCTGGGTGACGAGAGCAGCGCGGTGCATGTCAAGCCAAAGCTGGAGGCCTTCCTCAAGCTTAACATCCCCACGATCACATTTGGCAAGCTGGAAGAATTGCGGGGCGTGCTGATGAAGCGCAAATCAGCTATCTTGCTGTCCAAATCGAGTTATGTCGCCACTCAGCACCAGCATGACAAGGAAATGATATTAATAGACAAGGCGATTGAAAAACTCAATCAGGTGCTGCTTGATGAGACGGCCTTGTATCTCAAACACTTGCATGGAATAAGCTGCACGCTTCAGGAAAACTGGGTGGATGTGGCGGCCGAACAGACAAATCCGAGCAGTAAATACGCGAACATACAGATTGACGACGGCATGGTGGCGAGTCTGCACGTTTCACTTGAAGATGTCTTGCATTTTCGTATCCTGTGCGGGCAGGCGATAGGACTGACTTCGCGGTATTTTATGCAAGACCCTGACGGCCATGCGAAAAACCTTTCCAGCGACGGCTGCAACGTGGATGGTGACCTGGCTGTTTATCCATTGACGTACCGGTTCAAGAGTCCGGGAAGAAAGCCTTTGCCAAAGGATTTTATCCTGGACGTCAATGATTATATCAATTTTCCGAATTTGACCGCTGCAAATTTCAGATACTGGCCGACACGGGCGACTATTCTTGACACGTCTGCCGATACCGCATTGTCCCCGGTCTCGGATATCACTAAAAATTATTTTACCACTCAGGACAACCAAAATTACCAAAGTTTGTGTGACCGCCCCGTTTTCAATTTCCAGAAATATGTTCAACTGATTATACTGGCATTGACCGACAAGGCGATGTACACATCCTGCGCAATGCTGCACATGCCGGATGATTTGCATATGCTGAATGATGAGGGCAATACCTCGGCACCCCTGCCGTTACTCAATTCAAGCGGCGAACGAGAGGATGTCCGGCAGAAATGGATTGAGTTTCGCACGGCGCGCGCGCTGGAAGCAAGGAATCTGGCGCTTCAGCTGGCTCCCTTGAGAAAAATCATGGAACGTCATGGAGACTTTATACTGGATCTTGTCTTGAGTCATTTTCGCCTGTTTTTACGAGACCGCGCGTACGAACTGAATCCCAAGGCGATGAGAATCCTGGAGGAGGGAATACAGATGCCAGCCATTGCGCGCGCGTTTAACGCTTTAAAAACAGATATTCTGGAATCAACAGCCAATCTTGACATGGGCGCGGCTGTTGTGGGCATGCGGCATACACACTGATTTTATCGTCACAATACAATCATGACGAGGAAAGGGTAGTCACGCGCTTTAATTTCTCAACGATTTGAGAATGCATTTGATGCAAAATTGCAGATATTTTTCCTGCTGCTTCTTGTCCCGGATGAATATATTGGGGTCAAGCGCGGCGGAACTGATTATAGACAAAATCAGGGTCATGATAAATTCGGGCGCGGCCTTTTTGTCAATATCCCCGTTTTTCTGGTAATGTCTGAATGCATCCAGCCAGGCTCGTGTTTCCTTATTTAGGGTGATACCGATGGCTCGGCTGTGCCGGCGTTCCACGCGCTGCCAGTTTATCATTTTTACAACATCGGGATTGCTGCGGTAAAACTTCATGTTTTGCGCAAAGAGTTCTTCGAGGAATTTTTCAAAGGGGAGTCCGGTATCCGGGAGTGTCCCGGTTTTTCCAGAGGCTTGTTCAACGATATCGTGTTTGACCGCGACCCAGAGGTTTTCCTTGCTTTTAAAGTGATGAAAAACAAGACTGTGATTAACTTGCGCGAGCGCGGCAATTTTGCCTATCGACGTTCCAGCGAATCCATTTTCAGCAAACAGGCTTTTGGCTGCGGCGAGGATTTTTTCTTTTGTCGTCAGATGATTCATGGGCCGTCTCCGATATTAATTGACTAGTCAGTCAATCACGGGTTATGATACTTGACTGACTGGTCAATCAAGTATATCAGTCTCCCGGTGCCAGAACAAGCGCTGCTGCGCGCAGGCTATTGAAAAAAATCAATTTATGCCGTGGCAGGCCTTTTGCGGACAAAGAGCCGTGAGAAACATCAGTGTGAGTTTGTCCGGCAGCGGGCCACAAAATTAAAAGCAGTCCATGAGGGGGTGGTCAATGAGTATAAAAACGGTTACCTATGAATATCATCACATGGGCATTCCCACCACGCAGGAGCGCCCTGGCGAGCGATATAGTTCAACATTTAAAATGTTCACATCAGGCGGCGAGAACAGTGAATTCCGTATTCAGTATCATCGGTTTGAAGAAGACAGTCCCCTGCATCCGCTGATCAAGACAGTGCCGCATGTGGCATTCAGGGTCAGCAGTATTGACGAAGCGATTGCGGGAAAGACGGTCATATTGGGTCCATATTATCCATTCGCCGGCTTCAGGGTCGCCATGATAGACGATCATGGAACACCCATTGAATTCATTGAAACCACACTGAGTGAAGAAGAAATATGGTCAGGCCCCAAGGCAAATTCTGTTATCTATCCTGACGATGCGACATAAGCCGCTGCCCGCCCCGCAAATTTCCCGAAGCGGGGCGGCGCAGACATGAAAATATTTCCGCAATAGGACATTGATGATATTCATTTGATAAATTGAATGTTTCAATTCATGTCAATGTCTTGTTATGAAAGTGCTCCAGGCAGTCTTAAGTCTGTTTTAATCTTCGATTCATAAAATGAAATGAAGATGCAAAAGGACACATAACTGGCGAAGGAGAATACGCATGATCACAAGACCTGACATTTCACGCATTATCATTATGGGCGATAGTCTCTCGGACAGGGGCACTATCTATAAGAAAAAATTGTTTGGTTTTATTCCCATGAGTCTGCTGGCTGGCCTGACCGGCACGGCTCCCGGCGACAGTTTTACAAACGGCATGCCGTGGAGTGATCATTTCATCGCCGCGCTCGCCAATGAATTCACGATTAAAAAATTCCAGAATGATAAAAAGTGGCGCAGTGACGATATGGCGGATGCCATTATTAATAACGATATCCATGTCAGACGGGCAATCGAGTATTATTTCAATTTGCGTGATGATAAAAAAGTTGATTACCGCGATAATGAATTCGTTCGCTGTTATACAGAGGGAGGGCTGACCTCGCATAGTTACAAATGGGTTCCCAGCATAAGCATCAAGCGCTTTTTTACCCGGTTGATATTGTCCACACTGCGTGAAAAGCGCGCGGATCTTCTCGCGCATGATGAAGAACATGCCAATGTGTTGCCGCCAAAAGAAAAAGCCAAAACGCTGATCATTGAATGGTCTGGCGCGAATGACTTGATCACGGTGAATGAGCGGCCGTCAATGACCGAAGTCAACAAGGCGGTGGCGGAGAGGATAAGAAACATTGAAACGCTTGTCGCTCATGGTTATCGTCATTTTTTTTGATGAACCTGCCTGATTTGTCGCTGACACCCCGGTTTCAGGCTAAAGACAAGTATGAGCGCGAAAACGCGAGAGCCTGCTCGGCGTATTTTAACAGGCGGTTAATGGCTGCTTGTGCCGGATTGCAAAAGCAATACCCTGACTGCACGATTGAAGCGGTGGATGTAAACCGTGAATTTGCCGAAATGTTCAATCATCCGGAAAAATATCAGATGGACAAGTCCAAGCTAAGTCAGCCGTACACGAAATCCGGAGATTTCCGCATATTGAAAAACGGGACGTCGCCTGCGACAGGGTATATGTTTTGGGATGACGTGCATCCGACGGCAGATGTGCATGCCATGCTTGCCTATATTTTTTGTGAGCGGTATCGAAACCGCTTTCATTTCATGGATCCGGCCGTCGCTCAACAAAAGCGCAAATCACAAATGGGCAGGCAAGTTCGTGTCCTGGAAAGAACGCATTCGTGTGACAGGCTGCGTCTCAATCAGTTCGGCGTCTTATGCCATACGCACCGCAATGACAGACAACACGCGCCCTCGAGTCATGAGCTGCGCCGTCAGTCTGCGCAATCCAGAATCCAGCCATCCGATTGCCATGATGAAACAGTTGATAATCCGGCGAATAAAAGCAGATGTTGACAAAATGTGATGGTGCGGGATTCCCGTTCATGGTTCGAGACGCCGCTGACGCGGCTCCTCACCACGAACGGGATTTTCACCACCGTTCGCTCCTTCGACAAGCTCAGGACAGGCCTGAGGAGGCACGCAGTGCCGTCTCGAAGGGCCTGTCCTGAATCTGGCGAAGAAAGGAGGCCGTGCAGTTTAAGCGCGGCATACGTTAAATAACCACTTGACGAGTTCAACCATGACCCGTGTATCCTGCTCGCAATAGTCCAGCATGGCTTTTTTCAGCAGTTTTTTCCGCTCGGGTGAGGTTCGCGCTGAAACGAGTTCTTCATATGCCCGCTGGGCGTCACCGCCGTTTGCGACCAGCATATCCTCATAGCTGTAAGCTTGTCCCAGCAGCGCCGGAGCAACACGTTTCAGGCTGAAACTGCCGGCGAAGGCATTGTCATATACGGAGGCGCGGATGATTTCAAGAGGATCGGCCAGGCGCTCCAGAAGATTGACCAGGGCTTCGCTGTGTTCGGAAGAAAAGTCAGCCAGCTCACGGATACGGTCAGATTCAAATTTGCTGTAATAGGCGAGAATGGAACCCTGCGTCTGACAGGCGTCCAATAGCGCGGAAATAAGGCTTGGCCGCGGATCGTCGTCCGCTTCATGAAGAAAATCAAGATGAGTGACGGCGGAATCAGGTGACTGCCAGACATGCACGCTGAACTGAAAGGGAATATGCTGAAAGGGGTGGCATCCCGCGAACCGCGGAATGGCTGGATTAATGGTTTCGAAATCCAGAAAAACCAGCGGAAATTTCCACGCTGCCAGGGCGGATCTGACGGCGTCACGGTCAAGATATCGTTCCCCGGTCTTGAAACAGGTGACTATTCGCTCTTGTAAATCATTCAGGCCGCGCAGCCGGGGATCGTCAAGCTGGATAATGCCTTCGTAATAGAGCTGCCATTTTTTTTCGCGCAATCCGGGCAAATTGAATATGCTGGTTTCAGGCACTTTTTTTTCCGGCCAGCAATGACTTGTGAAACCGCATTCAGTCGGTGACAGGCAATAAGGACCGATGTCGATATCAGGAACGGTTTCCTGCCGGATGACGGTCAAGATTTCTTTTACTTTTGGCTTGATTTCCAGATAATTCTCACGGATGCGCTCGGTCACGTCCACTTCGACGAAGAGGTGTGTCAAGTCGGGATGGCGGCAATCAGGATTCAGATGAACGATATGAATTTTTTCTAAAGGCAGGCCGCTCTTTGCCATGATCCAGGCTTGAAGGCCGACATCGTCAAGGTGTTCCGGCTTGACTTTGGTGGTTGACTTGACTTCATAGATGCGCCAGCGTTTTGTTTCGGGGGAATACTGAATGATGTCGGCTCTTGCGTAACATCCCATGTACTCGAAAGCGGCTTCATAAATTATAGGTGATCCCGCAGTAATCAATTCCCTGGTTCTGGCGAGGGCGCCGGTAAAATCCCAGGGTTTGTTATCGACAAGTTCTCCTCCGGCATATTGTTTTCTGGCCGCGTCACCCACCAGATTGCCCTGGTCAAACAAGGCCTGGAGATCCGGCGTGACGGGTGCTTCAAGCGCAGGCTCATGTATGGTCAAATAAATACACTTGAGGCAGCGATAGCCTCGCATGAGTTTGGTTTTGCTGATCAGTCTGGGTATGGGGTTCATGTGAGGGATAATAACAGGAACCGGTGGAAATGATCGAGCAGACTGTGACTTCCGGTTCATTTCTTTCTGTGGGCTTTGGGCTTTAACCCGCGGCTGCTAAACCATTCGTCACCATAAGATACGAAGATTTCCTCACCCTTGTGTATGGTTCGGACGGCCTTGAATGTGACAACCCGGCTTTTCATGTTAATCTTGTAATCCGCATTGGGATCGTCCGAGTGATTGTAAATGATGCCAAAGCCGGTAAATATGGCATATTTGCCGTTTGCATCGAAGTAATAATCCTCAAGCTTTTTGTCGCCGCCCCTGGAAACAATCATGTAGCATTCTTCAATTTTTTCGCCTTTGCGTATGGTTTTTTCCGCGAAGACACCATAACCATGCATGGGTGATTTTTTGACGGCTAATTTATTTTGGAATAATTTGGATTTCATAATCTTCGTGTGTTTTCTTGTCAATTATAAGTTACGAGTGGTTTTTATTAAGTATAATACATTCAACCACTTTTATCAGCCAGAATTCTTATCCGATTTCTGTCCTGCTGAATGGCATTTTTATCCCGTGTTTGATAACGATTCTAGAATAAATAAAAAATAACATCAGACGGAATGAATCACGTGTAATACCACGCCCCATATGTGTACATGGCTTTCTGCGCTGATTGTCAGGGGTTTATGCCTGGGATTTTCAGGTATCAAGGTGAATTGTCCATCCGGATTTCGATGCAGCCGCTTGACTGTCAGATGACCGTCTACAGATGCGATGACAATTTTTCCATCCACAGGCTGGATGCTGCGGTCCACAATGAGCAAGTCATTTTCATGGATTCCCGCGTTAATCATGGAGTCGCCAGATGCCCGAACCAGAAATGTTTGTGCCGGATGCGGAACCAGTGACTCATGCAAATTGAAGGATGTTTCAGCGCAAGTGTCAGCGGGCGAGGGCGGCCCGGCTTGTACTTTCGTGTCATATAGCGGAAGTTGATATCCCTTATGCAGGATGAGTTTTTGCACGGATGCGATTAATGCATCGGGTATGCGCATCGGTTTGGTCTTGCAGCCGAATTGCGGCCGTCTTCCGGCGCCCTTGCGCGCTCCGCCGTGTTTCATGCTGGTGCCTTTATATTCATCATAGGAAGGCAAGATACACTTGAAATCGTACGTAATCAAGTTTATTTTATGGCTTTAAGATGTAATTAGCCATGTAATCCTTTCGGGGCAGTTGACTTGAAACCATGGATATCTTCCTTCCGCGCCATGAGATGACACGCAAGATCATACACATTGATATGGATTGCTTTTATGCGGCCATTGAAATCCGTGACAATCCATCACTTGCCGACAAGCCGGTCGCGGTGGGCGGCCCGCAGAACGCGAGAGGCGTGATTTGCACGAGTAATTATGCCGCAAGGCAATACGGTGTACGCTCAGCCATGCCCGTTTCCAGGGCTGTCAGATTATGCAAACATCTGATTATCTTGCCGGTTAATATGCAGAAATACAAACAGGTGGCACAACGTCTGCATCAGATTTTCAGGGAATATACTCACAAGGTTGAACCGCTGGCACTGGATGAAGCCTACCTGGATGTGACCGGATCACCGTATTGCAAGGGCAGCGCAACATTGATCGCACAAGCCATACGGCAAAAAATTTTGGATACCGAGCAGCTAACGGCGTCCGCAGGTGTTGCTCCCAACAAGCTTCTGGCTAAAATCGCCAGCGGCTGGAAGAAACCGAATGGCATGTTCGTCATTAAGCCGGAACAGGTTGAGAGCTTTATCCGGACCCTGCCTGTTGCTGAATTATTCGGGGTGGGGAAAGTGACTGCGGAAAAACTGCATCGCATGGGGATTCAAACCTGTTTGGATTTGCAGTCATTGCCTGTGGCCGTTCTAACGGAAAAGTTTGGAAAACTGGGCCAGCATTTGCATGATCAGTGCCGCGGAATAGACCATCGTCCCGTCATGGCGGATAGGGAAAGAAAATCGTTGAGTGTTGAGCACACTTTTCCCAGCGATGTCAAAGACAAGTCTGTCTGCCTGGGGGCATTAAAAGTTCTTTACGAGAAACTGTGTATTCGTGTGCGTGACAACGCGCCTGATGGCCACATTAAAAACCAGTTTGTGAAAATCAAATTCAGTAATTTCAGGCAGGCTTCTGTTGAATGCGGCGCATCGGAATTGAATTTCGCGCAGTTCGAAGCCTTGTTTGACTCTGCGTTCGTCAAAAGTGATCTGCCTGTCAGATTGTTGGGTCTGGGTGTGCACCTTTGTGATAAAGACCAAATGCAGTTCGTTCAAACAACTTTCCCGGCTTTGAGCATGCCGGGATAAACTCTGTGGGAGTTCAGGGAAAAGTATCGCGGATTGTTTCTCTGGCTGTACGGATCCGCATGACGGGGAGAGAGCAGGTTCAATATCCTTTTTGCAGGTCTACGCGATTGAATAACGGCAGTCCTGCCATGAGGCGCCGGTAGTTTTCATATAATTGCGGCGCAGCAGTAACCGGATTGGTAACAGAAGCGATATGCGGCGTGACACGAATATCCGGATGTGACCAGAACGGGTGGTTTTGCGGCAGAGGTTCTTGTCTGAATACATCAAGACACGCGCCGCTCAATTGTCCTGAGGACAAGGCGCTTAGCAAATCCTCTTCCACCAGATGTTGTCCGCGTCCTACGTTTATCAGATACGCGCCATTGCGCAAATATGAAAATGTATTCCGATTCAGGATATTTTCAGTTTTCGCCGTCAGCGGCAGCATGCAGATCAGGATATCCGTATGGGACAGAAACTCATGAAACTGGGCGTCGCCCGCAAACTGGTTGACACCGGGCAATTGCTTGGGAGACTGGCTCCATCCATTGACAGTCAAGCCCATTTGCTGAAGGATGGATGCAGCTTTGCCGCCCAAATGGCCCAGCCCCATGATGCCTATGGCTTTATCAGCAAAAGTAAACGGAGGCTGCTTGTACCAGACACTGTTTTTCTGCTTGTCTGCCCAGTGTTGCACGCGTTTGATGTATTGCAAGACATAGGCGGCGACATATTGCACAATGTCATTTGCCATATAAGAGTCGACGATACGGACGATAGGGAGGCGAGAATCTATATCGGGATCGACGAAAATATGATCGACGCCCGCCGCCAGGGAGTAAATTGCCTTGGCATGGTGAAACTGCTTGAGCAGACCCGGCGGATGGTTCCAGACCAGTATCAACTCAATTTCTGAATGGTTTCCCGCATCGGGCCAGATACGGATATCAAGAGCAGGATCCAGATCCAGCAACGCCTGTTTCCATGCCTGACTAAACCATTGCATGGAGTGCCTTTCACTGTCATGTCTGCCGACCAGGATGAGAATAGCCATTTGCGGAGCTGCTACCATCAAATTAATGAAAACGGGCATCGTAACAAACTTGCGCAATAATTGAAACTGTAATAACCTAATGGTTGAAACGGCGCCGATTTGAGTTTCAGATTGCGGGCGCATGAACAAATACGGCTAAAGCGTTAGGGGTCATCGTCAGGTTACATGGTTGTCATCCCGTTGATTTAATTCCGTTTTAGCCCCTTTATCAGCAAGGGGGATTTTTGTGAGTCTTTTTACTGCATTAACATTAACTTGTTATCTCATTAAGGGTTTGAGCGGTTCATACCAACGCTCCACATCTTTTTTTCCCTGTTACGGGCTCTGTCGAATGTGCGGATAGTCTTTGGGCCGGTTCCCTGCTGTTATCCGTGCGGCGGTTTTGCGCAAGGTGACAGCATGGCTGGCTGGTTTATGCATGTTCAGCAGGCTGATGCCCACGAGAGGTGATTTGAGATGATTGAGTTGAAACAGGTTTGCAAGACCTTTTATTTACAGCAAAAACAGTTTCAGGCATTGAAAGAGATTGATCTTGCCATTCATCGCGGCGAGATATTCGGTATTTTTGGCGCGAGCGGCGCGGGTAAAAGCACCTTATTGCGCACGCTGAACTTGCTGGAAAAACCCACCAGCGGCCGTGTCTATATAGACAAGGTGGATTTGACTCAGCTGGATACCGCACAGCTGAATCAGCAGCGAAAAAAAAATCGGTATGATATTCCAGCACTTCAATCTGCTGAAATCGCGCACTGCCTATGAAAACATTGCATTGCCGCTGGAACTTCTGGGATTGACCAGGGAAACAATACGCAAAGAAGTCACGTCCCTGCTAACGTTAACGCGCCTGGAGGAGCATCAACATCATTATCCTGCGCAGTTGAGCGGCGGCCAGCAGCAGCGCGTTGCGATTGCCAGAGCGCTTGCGACCCGGCCTGATATTCTCCTTTGCGATGAGCTGACATCAGCGCTGGATTCGCAATCCACCCTGGCAGTCCTGAATTTATTAAAAGAAATCAATCAAGATCTGGGTGTGACGATTGTGTTGATTACCCATGAAATGGAAGTGATCAAGCATGTTTGCCACCGGGCTGGCGTGCTGGAACAGGGCGCATTGATTGAGTGCGGGCCTGTTGTGGAGCTTTTCGCCAGACCTAAATCGGATGTGACCAGAAAGCTGGTCCAAAAAGCCTTGCATATGGAGCTGCCGAAACAGATCACGGATCATCTTGATCTGGAACCCGATACCGCAAAATCCTGCCTGGTGCGGTTCACATTCGAAGGTGATAACAGCAGTCAGCCTCTGATTTCCAATCTGGTCAAGCAGTTTGACATCACGATCAATATCATCCAGGCCAATATTGAAAATATCCAGAATGCTTCCATTGGCTTCACTGTCTGTCTGTTAAGCGGGGAGCATGCGGCAGTTCATGAGGCGCTGGACTTTGCCAGACAATCATCCGTTTCTGTGGAGGTATTAGGGTATGCATGATCTGGCATTGTTATCTCTCGTGAAAGCCTTCTGGGAAACACTTTACATGGTGTTCATTTCCGGTTTTATCAGTATTGTTACAGGCCTGGTTCTGGGCTGTTTGTTATTCATGACGGGCAGCAGACAGGCGCTGGAAAACCGCTGGGCGCACCGTTCAATGGGTATGATCGTCAATGTCACGCGCTCCATTCCCTTTATCATTCTTATGATATCGCTGATTCCGCTGACCCGCATTCTGGCGGGCACCAGCATAGGAACCAATGCGGCGCTGGTGCCGCTGACTGTCGCCGCCATCCCGTTTTACGCGCGCATTTGTGAAAATGCCTTGTCTGAAGTGCCTTTCGGCTTGATAGAATCAGGCAATGCAATGGGTGCGTCAAACTGGCAGATCATTACTCGCATTCTCATACCTGAAAGTCTGCCCGCGCTGCTTCGCGGCGCAACCTTGCTGATAATCGGGTTGATCGGCTATTCAGCCATGGCTGGCGTGGTTGGAGGCGGCGGACTGGGTGAGCTCGCAATCAATTATGGTTATCAGCGCTTTAATGTTACTGTCATGCTCGAAACCGTCATTCTGCTGGTTGTAATGGTGCAGCTGGTGCAAATGGCGGGTGATTATCTGGCTGAGCGCCGGTCACTCAGACCGGTTTTATTGTTGAGCGCGTTGCTCTGGGCCGCATGCTTCACTTATCAGTTCTGGCCTAAAGCAGCCCTGGCTGAAGATACCATACGAGTGGGCGTGATGAGCGGACAATCCGAAGAAGTCATGAAGGCCGCGGCGTCAGTGGCAAGAAATCAATATGGTTTGCATTTGCAGATTGTCACGTTCAATGATTACGTACAACCTAACACCGCATTGAATAACGACAGTATTGACGCGAATATTTTTCAGCATCAGCCATATCTGGAAGGACAGATGCAGTCGCGTCATTACGCGCTGGTTCCCATTGCCAAGACATTTGTTTATCCCATGGGTTTTTATTCAAACAAGATCAGATCACTGTCAGAACTGCGCCGCGGCGCGGTGATCGCGATTCCCAATGATCCGAGTAACGGCGGCCGCTCATTGCTGCTGCTGGAAAAAGCCGGCCTGATTGCCTTGAAACCAGGCGCGGGCACCTATGCGAAGCCGGCTGACATCATAAAAAATCCGCTAGCTCTTCAATTCAGGCTGCTGGATGCGGCGCAGCTGCCGCGAGTGTTAAAAGATGCGGATATGGCCGCAATCACCAATGATTTCATTGGCCCTACCGGATTGACTATCAGTCAGGCTGTCCTGAAGGAAGATCGTGATTCGCCTTATGCCAATCTGATTGTTGTGCGTCAAGGTGATGAAAATAATCCTGTATATAAAAAACTGGTTGCAGTCATGCACTCGCCTTCGGTCGTCAAAGCGGCTGAAACAATCTATCCCGGCGGCGCGGCCATTCCCGCCTGGAAGGAATAGCTCACACTTCTCTCTTGTCTCTCTTATTTGACTGACCCCGGCCGCCGCTATCTGGCGGCCGGGAAATCTTTTATTTTCATCAACAGGTTACAAGACATTTGCGCGCCCCTCTCATTATTCTGATCTCGCCTATACTTAATTTAGGCATTGATTGCATTCATTTATGCCGTCCAAAAGCGGAAGTCATCACGATACAAGAAACGAGGGGGGTGACATATGCACAGACGAGAAGGTCAGAGAGGAAAAGAGAAATCGCGAGAACGCCGGGTAAAGAGAGTGCCAGCAAGCCATTTGGAACGTCTCAAAGGTGTCG contains these protein-coding regions:
- a CDS encoding SGNH/GDSL hydrolase family protein; the protein is MNLPDLSLTPRFQAKDKYERENARACSAYFNRRLMAACAGLQKQYPDCTIEAVDVNREFAEMFNHPEKYQMDKSKLSQPYTKSGDFRILKNGTSPATGYMFWDDVHPTADVHAMLAYIFCERYRNRFHFMDPAVAQQKRKSQMGRQVRVLERTHSCDRLRLNQFGVLCHTHRNDRQHAPSSHELRRQSAQSRIQPSDCHDETVDNPANKSRC
- the dinB gene encoding DNA polymerase IV, which codes for MDIFLPRHEMTRKIIHIDMDCFYAAIEIRDNPSLADKPVAVGGPQNARGVICTSNYAARQYGVRSAMPVSRAVRLCKHLIILPVNMQKYKQVAQRLHQIFREYTHKVEPLALDEAYLDVTGSPYCKGSATLIAQAIRQKILDTEQLTASAGVAPNKLLAKIASGWKKPNGMFVIKPEQVESFIRTLPVAELFGVGKVTAEKLHRMGIQTCLDLQSLPVAVLTEKFGKLGQHLHDQCRGIDHRPVMADRERKSLSVEHTFPSDVKDKSVCLGALKVLYEKLCIRVRDNAPDGHIKNQFVKIKFSNFRQASVECGASELNFAQFEALFDSAFVKSDLPVRLLGLGVHLCDKDQMQFVQTTFPALSMPG
- a CDS encoding VOC family protein: MSIKTVTYEYHHMGIPTTQERPGERYSSTFKMFTSGGENSEFRIQYHRFEEDSPLHPLIKTVPHVAFRVSSIDEAIAGKTVILGPYYPFAGFRVAMIDDHGTPIEFIETTLSEEEIWSGPKANSVIYPDDAT
- a CDS encoding SGNH/GDSL hydrolase family protein, giving the protein MITRPDISRIIIMGDSLSDRGTIYKKKLFGFIPMSLLAGLTGTAPGDSFTNGMPWSDHFIAALANEFTIKKFQNDKKWRSDDMADAIINNDIHVRRAIEYYFNLRDDKKVDYRDNEFVRCYTEGGLTSHSYKWVPSISIKRFFTRLILSTLREKRADLLAHDEEHANVLPPKEKAKTLIIEWSGANDLITVNERPSMTEVNKAVAERIRNIETLVAHGYRHFF
- a CDS encoding SET domain-containing protein-lysine N-methyltransferase, which translates into the protein MKSKLFQNKLAVKKSPMHGYGVFAEKTIRKGEKIEECYMIVSRGGDKKLEDYYFDANGKYAIFTGFGIIYNHSDDPNADYKINMKSRVVTFKAVRTIHKGEEIFVSYGDEWFSSRGLKPKAHRKK
- a CDS encoding LexA family protein, whose amino-acid sequence is MKHGGARKGAGRRPQFGCKTKPMRIPDALIASVQKLILHKGYQLPLYDTKVQAGPPSPADTCAETSFNLHESLVPHPAQTFLVRASGDSMINAGIHENDLLIVDRSIQPVDGKIVIASVDGHLTVKRLHRNPDGQFTLIPENPRHKPLTISAESHVHIWGVVLHVIHSV
- a CDS encoding DUF2779 domain-containing protein, with amino-acid sequence MNRKSQSARSFPPVPVIIPHMNPIPRLISKTKLMRGYRCLKCIYLTIHEPALEAPVTPDLQALFDQGNLVGDAARKQYAGGELVDNKPWDFTGALARTRELITAGSPIIYEAAFEYMGCYARADIIQYSPETKRWRIYEVKSTTKVKPEHLDDVGLQAWIMAKSGLPLEKIHIVHLNPDCRHPDLTHLFVEVDVTERIRENYLEIKPKVKEILTVIRQETVPDIDIGPYCLSPTECGFTSHCWPEKKVPETSIFNLPGLREKKWQLYYEGIIQLDDPRLRGLNDLQERIVTCFKTGERYLDRDAVRSALAAWKFPLVFLDFETINPAIPRFAGCHPFQHIPFQFSVHVWQSPDSAVTHLDFLHEADDDPRPSLISALLDACQTQGSILAYYSKFESDRIRELADFSSEHSEALVNLLERLADPLEIIRASVYDNAFAGSFSLKRVAPALLGQAYSYEDMLVANGGDAQRAYEELVSARTSPERKKLLKKAMLDYCEQDTRVMVELVKWLFNVCRA
- a CDS encoding 2-hydroxyacid dehydrogenase: MAILILVGRHDSERHSMQWFSQAWKQALLDLDPALDIRIWPDAGNHSEIELILVWNHPPGLLKQFHHAKAIYSLAAGVDHIFVDPDIDSRLPIVRIVDSYMANDIVQYVAAYVLQYIKRVQHWADKQKNSVWYKQPPFTFADKAIGIMGLGHLGGKAASILQQMGLTVNGWSQSPKQLPGVNQFAGDAQFHEFLSHTDILICMLPLTAKTENILNRNTFSYLRNGAYLINVGRGQHLVEEDLLSALSSGQLSGACLDVFRQEPLPQNHPFWSHPDIRVTPHIASVTNPVTAAPQLYENYRRLMAGLPLFNRVDLQKGY
- a CDS encoding TetR/AcrR family transcriptional regulator; the encoded protein is MNHLTTKEKILAAAKSLFAENGFAGTSIGKIAALAQVNHSLVFHHFKSKENLWVAVKHDIVEQASGKTGTLPDTGLPFEKFLEELFAQNMKFYRSNPDVVKMINWQRVERRHSRAIGITLNKETRAWLDAFRHYQKNGDIDKKAAPEFIMTLILSIISSAALDPNIFIRDKKQQEKYLQFCIKCILKSLRN